DNA from Aureimonas sp. AU20:
CCTTGCTCGCCGGCATCCCGACGGGGGACGCGGGCCTGCACGCCTATTTCGTGCATTCCTACCATCTCGTGCCGCGCGAGGAGGCGCAGGTCATCGCCACGGTCGACTACGGCGGCCCGGTCACCGCCATCGTGGCGAACGGCAACAAGCTCGGCACCCAGTTCCACCCCGAAAAGAGCCAGACCCTCGGTCTGGCGCTTCTCGCCAACTTCCTGAAGTGGAAGCCCTGATGCCCATTCTCTTTCCCGCCATCGATCTGAAGGATGGCGAATGCGTGCGCCTGAAGCTCGGGCTGATGGAGGAGGCGACGGTCTACAACGCCGATCCGGCGGCGCAGGCGCTGAGCTTCAAGCACCAGGGCTTCACGCATCTGCACGTGGTCGATCTCAATGGCGCCTTCGAAGGGCGGGCGGTGAACGCTGAGGCGGTGGACGCGATCCTCGCCAGCGTCGGCGGCGACATGAAGGTGCAGCTCGGCGGCGGCATCCGGCGCATGGAGGATATCGAGCGCTGGCTGGACAAGGGCCTGTCGCGCGTCATTCTCGGCACCGTGGCGGTGCGCGATCCCGATCTGGTGCGCGAGGCGGCCCGGCGCTTTCCCGGCAAGATCGCCGTCGGCATCGACGCCAAGGGCGGCTATGTCGCGGTGGAGGGCTGGGCGGAATCCTCGACGCTGACCGCGATCGATCTCGCCCGCCGCTTCGAGGACGCCGGCGTTTCCGCCGTGATCTACACCGATATCGACCGCGACGGCATTCTGGCCGGCATCAACTGGGCGTCCACCATCGAGCTGGCCCAGGCCGTCGGCATTCCGGTGATCGCCTCCGGGGGCCTTGCCTCCATGGCGGATATCGACACGCTGGCGAGCCCGGAGGCGACGATCCTGGAAGGCGCCATCACCGGCCGCGCGCTCTATGACGGGCGCATCGACCCGGCCGAAGCGCTGGGCCGGCTGACGCTCTAATGCCAAAAAAGGGCAGGCGCCTCGCGGCCCCTGCCCTTGTCTGATCGAGACGAAGCCGTGTCGCGCGTTACGCGGCGCGGACCTTGCCC
Protein-coding regions in this window:
- the hisA gene encoding 1-(5-phosphoribosyl)-5-[(5-phosphoribosylamino)methylideneamino]imidazole-4-carboxamide isomerase — translated: MPILFPAIDLKDGECVRLKLGLMEEATVYNADPAAQALSFKHQGFTHLHVVDLNGAFEGRAVNAEAVDAILASVGGDMKVQLGGGIRRMEDIERWLDKGLSRVILGTVAVRDPDLVREAARRFPGKIAVGIDAKGGYVAVEGWAESSTLTAIDLARRFEDAGVSAVIYTDIDRDGILAGINWASTIELAQAVGIPVIASGGLASMADIDTLASPEATILEGAITGRALYDGRIDPAEALGRLTL